Proteins encoded together in one bacterium window:
- a CDS encoding NAD(P)/FAD-dependent oxidoreductase: MTSLDTLVIGGGPAGLASAVRAAWLGTTRVERQRVGLIEASELLGGLALWRPPQTFAPNSYFTKRDIKALEDACREYEVEIIRDEVVALEPGEHTRVVCRKAAHEASSVVVTTGLKRSFHTEKMLHDGGRLYWFTDLEVGAGILGRLDAHTEHRRVILCGSRMALATAQIFRALETGLEICCIVEASAPDEVLAQDVAGTVDAVGSDGTDVVVTVRSGSNAAPTELRGDVLLVDFNSYELHCASTGFVAASGIALEKNGYIQVDREMCTNMGGLFAAGDVTGPPSSVIKALYEGTMAGFSAYRHVYRLKHGSDPDLNPYFPEPIPRTF, translated from the coding sequence TTGACCTCGCTCGACACGCTCGTGATCGGCGGCGGACCCGCCGGTCTCGCCTCCGCCGTACGCGCGGCGTGGTTGGGAACCACCCGGGTCGAGCGGCAACGGGTGGGGCTGATCGAGGCCTCCGAGCTTCTTGGCGGCCTGGCGCTCTGGCGCCCTCCGCAGACCTTTGCTCCGAACAGCTACTTCACGAAACGGGACATCAAGGCTCTGGAGGATGCCTGCCGCGAGTACGAGGTGGAGATCATTCGAGATGAGGTGGTGGCACTCGAGCCCGGAGAACACACGCGGGTGGTGTGTCGGAAGGCTGCCCACGAGGCGTCGAGCGTGGTGGTGACGACGGGCCTGAAGCGGTCCTTCCACACGGAGAAGATGCTCCACGACGGAGGTCGGCTCTACTGGTTCACGGATCTCGAGGTGGGTGCAGGCATTCTCGGTCGACTCGACGCGCACACCGAGCATCGTCGGGTGATCCTCTGCGGCAGCCGAATGGCATTGGCCACTGCGCAGATCTTTCGGGCGCTGGAGACGGGCCTGGAAATCTGCTGCATCGTCGAGGCCAGCGCTCCGGACGAGGTGCTCGCGCAAGACGTGGCCGGGACTGTCGATGCAGTGGGGAGCGACGGCACCGATGTCGTCGTCACCGTTCGCAGCGGTTCGAACGCCGCCCCGACCGAACTCCGGGGCGATGTCCTGCTGGTGGACTTCAACTCCTACGAGCTTCACTGCGCTTCTACCGGCTTCGTCGCCGCCAGCGGTATTGCGCTCGAGAAGAATGGTTACATCCAGGTAGACCGGGAGATGTGTACCAACATGGGGGGACTCTTCGCCGCGGGGGACGTGACGGGGCCTCCTTCTTCGGTGATCAAAGCTCTTTACGAGGGGACGATGGCCGGCTTCTCGGCCTACCGTCACGTCTACCGCTTGAAACACGGGAGCGATCCGGACCTCAATCCCTACTTCCCCGAGCCCATTCCCCGCACGTTCTGA
- a CDS encoding YcaO-like family protein — MKILGQDYRQAKSHRVSGSHRSCRPDKTLAAFAPFMPKLGITRLANVTGLDCIGIPVYMAIRPNSRSLAVSQGKGIDRDHAKVSALMESVENWHAEWIELPVRIGSYREMSAVGPTIDVTRLPLRSGGQLLPGNPAPWVEGYDLIREQPVWVPYEYVTMNTLLSHSMKLTFFNSSNGLASGNHLLEATLHGLLEVIERDAQDVWGRETEAARQQRRIDLDSVDDPECKKLIACFERAEVDVAVRDLTSSLGFATYECVIAESNPRSSWRGLGVFHGWGCHLSPAVALSRALCEAAQSRLTIISGSRDDNPAHIYDLQNDPQRTQTLHETFFTSPGTLAFGEHEDVSSESFEEDIAVVLDALRKADHGNAIIVDLTHSDLGIPVAKVIVPGLGVGPHRHNAAETGADPRTSKVSP; from the coding sequence ATGAAGATCCTGGGGCAGGACTACCGACAAGCGAAGTCGCATAGGGTTTCGGGATCACATCGAAGCTGTCGGCCCGACAAGACGCTGGCGGCCTTCGCGCCATTCATGCCAAAGCTGGGCATCACTAGACTCGCCAATGTCACCGGCCTCGATTGCATCGGCATTCCGGTCTATATGGCCATCCGGCCGAACTCGCGATCCCTCGCGGTCTCCCAGGGCAAAGGCATCGATCGCGATCACGCCAAGGTCTCCGCGCTGATGGAGTCGGTCGAAAACTGGCATGCCGAATGGATCGAACTTCCGGTTCGGATCGGATCGTATCGAGAGATGAGCGCGGTCGGGCCGACGATCGATGTAACCCGACTCCCATTGCGCTCCGGGGGCCAGTTGCTGCCGGGAAACCCGGCGCCCTGGGTCGAGGGCTACGATCTGATTCGGGAGCAGCCGGTGTGGGTGCCATACGAATACGTGACCATGAACACGCTCCTTTCCCACAGCATGAAACTGACCTTCTTCAACAGCTCGAACGGGTTGGCCTCGGGAAATCATCTATTGGAGGCGACCCTTCACGGCCTACTCGAGGTCATCGAGCGGGATGCACAGGACGTGTGGGGACGCGAGACGGAAGCGGCACGACAGCAGAGGAGAATCGACCTGGACAGCGTCGACGACCCCGAGTGCAAGAAGCTGATCGCCTGTTTCGAGCGAGCCGAGGTCGACGTCGCGGTTCGGGATTTGACATCGAGCCTGGGCTTCGCCACTTATGAGTGTGTCATCGCTGAATCGAATCCACGATCCTCATGGCGCGGCCTGGGAGTCTTCCACGGCTGGGGCTGCCATCTCTCGCCCGCAGTAGCACTCTCACGCGCACTCTGCGAGGCAGCTCAGAGCCGGCTCACCATCATCTCCGGTAGCCGGGACGACAACCCGGCACACATCTACGATCTTCAGAATGACCCGCAGCGAACACAGACGTTGCACGAAACCTTCTTCACGAGCCCCGGAACGCTGGCCTTCGGGGAGCATGAGGACGTTTCCAGCGAGAGCTTCGAGGAGGACATCGCAGTGGTCCTCGATGCCCTGCGCAAAGCGGACCACGGGAATGCGATCATCGTCGACCTCACACACAGCG
- a CDS encoding radical SAM protein — MKATLIYPPCGDPRGPQLALPSLAAALRGSGVQVDLLDLNVLGFEALLQPDLLEQAVRRLRDSLGTRLDWSEPRSRMALLGESLLQNVPDSFTTLRSPEHFYDANDHSSARAILESGLALTCMADPRGVACAFFPARYGVPGVDPQKLSHLIDVTADPAANLFAEHWEQDVFPGLEAVPPDLVGISITNRQQILPGLMLARGLRQRGHFVVIGGTVYSKFADALARRPAFFEAFADAVVVYEGETALLALLDQLAGSREFENVPNLLFQRGDSVQATIAHVEDVRSLPTPDFSGLPLASYLVPEPVLPILAGKGCYYNRCRFCDIAAINRVSRKAYRVREAEQIAADVRALAARFGCRNFVITDEALSPKLLVKLADALGTDGDHSFTGYARLEPGFTPEVFERLHEMGMRKLFFGLESGCQQTLDHMDKGTRIADAPTILKHCRQAGIDFHLFSIIGFPEEDEAAARKTFAFLVDNQEIIDHPGNSFDMHAFGLEFRTSYCDERAKLGVEIAAEALEKDFVIGIAPQDWTNTRGLANEDVRRLIEEEFYPALRAIFERHHNTAAHLWPGFEEYSVLYGRHYHGRPFPFTTSLPDTGDPSRVRLRWNPLLDLRLEGEEVGLEGQEVRITGPSASFSMNPTLFDLLGDGLPRNVDEFLSAWLGEMPEPAREESERMFRQLAQRCIGMGFLQVELADVKDEGRTFQNVRGMGSGK; from the coding sequence GTGAAAGCGACCCTGATCTACCCGCCGTGCGGCGATCCGCGAGGACCCCAGCTGGCGCTTCCCTCGCTGGCAGCGGCCCTGCGCGGTTCCGGTGTCCAGGTCGACCTGCTCGATCTCAACGTGTTGGGCTTCGAAGCATTGCTACAGCCAGATCTTCTGGAACAGGCCGTGCGACGTCTGCGCGATTCCCTGGGTACACGCCTCGACTGGAGCGAGCCGCGTAGCCGCATGGCGCTCCTGGGGGAATCCCTGCTTCAGAATGTGCCCGATTCCTTCACGACACTTCGCAGCCCTGAGCACTTCTACGATGCCAACGATCACTCCAGCGCCCGCGCGATCCTGGAATCCGGACTGGCCCTGACGTGCATGGCCGACCCTCGCGGCGTCGCCTGCGCCTTCTTCCCGGCCCGCTACGGCGTGCCGGGCGTCGACCCGCAGAAGCTCTCCCACCTGATCGACGTGACCGCGGACCCCGCCGCAAATCTCTTCGCCGAGCATTGGGAGCAGGACGTATTCCCGGGTCTCGAAGCAGTGCCGCCAGACCTGGTAGGGATCAGCATCACCAACCGCCAGCAGATCCTACCGGGCCTGATGCTGGCGCGGGGGCTGCGCCAGCGCGGCCACTTCGTCGTCATTGGGGGAACGGTCTACTCCAAGTTCGCCGACGCCCTGGCCAGGCGGCCCGCGTTCTTCGAGGCCTTCGCCGACGCGGTGGTCGTCTACGAAGGAGAGACGGCCCTGCTAGCCCTGTTGGACCAACTCGCTGGCTCCCGAGAGTTCGAGAACGTCCCCAACCTGCTCTTCCAACGTGGGGATTCGGTACAGGCGACGATCGCTCACGTAGAAGACGTGCGAAGCCTGCCAACACCCGACTTCTCGGGCTTGCCTCTGGCTTCGTACCTGGTGCCGGAGCCCGTGCTTCCGATCCTTGCCGGCAAGGGGTGTTACTACAACCGCTGCCGCTTCTGCGACATCGCCGCGATCAATCGCGTCAGTCGCAAGGCTTACCGGGTGCGGGAGGCCGAGCAGATCGCGGCGGACGTGCGCGCGCTGGCCGCGCGCTTCGGTTGCCGCAATTTCGTGATCACCGATGAGGCGCTCTCGCCCAAGCTCCTCGTCAAGCTCGCGGACGCGCTGGGAACGGATGGCGATCATTCGTTCACGGGCTACGCGAGGCTGGAGCCGGGCTTCACGCCGGAGGTCTTCGAGCGTCTTCACGAGATGGGGATGCGCAAGCTCTTTTTCGGCCTCGAGTCCGGCTGCCAGCAAACCCTCGACCACATGGACAAGGGAACGCGGATTGCCGACGCCCCCACCATCTTGAAACACTGTCGCCAGGCTGGAATCGACTTCCATCTCTTCTCCATCATCGGATTTCCCGAGGAAGACGAAGCGGCGGCGCGAAAGACCTTCGCGTTCCTGGTCGACAACCAGGAAATCATCGACCACCCCGGTAACTCGTTCGACATGCACGCCTTCGGCCTCGAATTCCGGACCTCCTATTGTGATGAGCGGGCGAAGCTCGGCGTGGAGATCGCAGCCGAAGCCCTGGAGAAAGACTTCGTCATCGGCATCGCTCCGCAGGATTGGACCAACACCCGGGGGCTCGCCAACGAAGACGTCCGTCGCCTGATCGAGGAGGAGTTCTACCCGGCCCTGCGGGCGATCTTCGAGCGTCATCACAACACTGCTGCCCACCTCTGGCCCGGCTTCGAGGAGTACTCGGTTCTCTATGGCCGCCACTACCACGGGCGCCCCTTCCCCTTCACCACCAGCCTGCCAGACACCGGAGACCCGAGCCGCGTCCGACTGCGCTGGAACCCTCTGCTGGACCTGCGGCTCGAGGGAGAGGAAGTGGGGCTCGAGGGGCAGGAAGTGCGCATCACTGGGCCCAGCGCGAGCTTCAGCATGAACCCGACGCTCTTCGATCTACTGGGAGACGGTCTCCCCCGCAACGTCGACGAGTTTCTATCAGCGTGGCTGGGAGAGATGCCCGAACCGGCACGGGAGGAAAGCGAACGCATGTTCCGGCAGCTCGCTCAGCGCTGCATCGGGATGGGCTTCCTCCAGGTCGAACTCGCGGATGTGAAGGATGAGGGACGGACGTTTCAGAACGTGCGGGGAATGGGCTCGGGGAAGTAG
- a CDS encoding RiPP maturation radical SAM protein 1 produces MAKVSPIRKGTEAVVLVVPPVLHPNMPPLGTSVLAPACVQAGVPTRVVEANVAFAAKVGFEFCGRIAASPPWKLLGEAIFLAAAYPERADEQPRVLEFLSQASGLGTIALPWEPLSEAEVSSCAEAVPGFISETVERVLAGSPRIVGLSAMGQQTLASIAIAREVKRLRPEVVTVLGGTNATEPMGSGILATTEAFDFAFSGEADLRFPEFCRTYLETGELPERRIVSCAPVADLDLVAEPDYDSYFAELELHRAYDPVADAGPANLLFESSRGCWWADKLTCKFCGYITPGTRYRVRSPEKIVTSIESLIERYGVRATRASDAIMAPHFSKNVLPLLIERGIDCSVAYEVKSNLKEAELDTFVRAGVTEVQPGIESLSSHVLGLMDKGVSALENVALLRNARSRGIEVIWNFLTAFPGEAREDYEAMIELIPLIEHLRAPVRWGPIHVSRFSPYHGDPARWKIENVRPFAVYTELFGKLADQVACNFDADYETGFTRDPDLVRRFDEVLARWTDSWQVQGDPPCLEAWPLDGGWVLVQDKRPIARAPWHLLTDVQVEAMESVRAPSRVESIRETNRALLEELVDRRLVALYEGRYLSLVSEPDVGLGLNAEREQILARSGG; encoded by the coding sequence ATGGCGAAGGTTTCCCCAATCCGCAAGGGAACGGAAGCGGTGGTTCTCGTGGTTCCGCCGGTGCTGCACCCGAACATGCCACCACTGGGAACGAGTGTCCTCGCCCCTGCCTGCGTGCAGGCGGGCGTTCCCACCCGGGTCGTGGAAGCCAACGTCGCCTTCGCAGCAAAGGTGGGCTTCGAGTTCTGTGGCCGGATTGCCGCCTCGCCGCCGTGGAAGCTGCTGGGGGAGGCGATTTTCCTGGCTGCGGCCTATCCGGAACGCGCCGACGAGCAACCCCGCGTCCTCGAGTTTCTCTCACAGGCTTCAGGACTCGGAACGATTGCGTTGCCCTGGGAGCCGCTCTCCGAGGCCGAGGTGTCGAGTTGTGCCGAGGCAGTGCCGGGCTTCATCTCCGAAACGGTGGAGCGTGTGTTGGCCGGGTCTCCTCGAATCGTGGGCCTGAGTGCCATGGGCCAGCAGACCTTGGCCAGCATCGCCATCGCCAGGGAGGTCAAGAGGTTGCGCCCGGAGGTGGTGACCGTTCTGGGAGGGACCAACGCCACCGAACCCATGGGCAGCGGGATCCTGGCAACTACCGAGGCCTTCGATTTCGCGTTCTCCGGCGAGGCGGATCTCCGGTTCCCGGAGTTCTGCCGCACGTACCTCGAGACCGGCGAGCTTCCAGAGCGCCGCATCGTGAGCTGTGCGCCGGTTGCCGACCTCGATCTCGTGGCCGAGCCGGACTACGACTCCTACTTCGCGGAACTCGAACTGCACCGGGCCTACGACCCGGTGGCCGACGCAGGTCCCGCCAACCTGCTCTTCGAGTCGTCGCGCGGTTGCTGGTGGGCCGACAAGCTCACCTGCAAGTTCTGCGGCTACATCACCCCTGGCACGCGCTACCGCGTGCGATCGCCCGAGAAGATCGTGACCTCCATCGAGTCGCTGATAGAGCGCTACGGCGTTCGCGCGACGCGCGCCAGCGACGCCATCATGGCACCGCATTTTTCGAAGAACGTGCTGCCGCTGCTGATCGAGCGGGGCATCGACTGCTCAGTGGCCTACGAGGTGAAGTCCAACTTGAAGGAGGCCGAGCTCGACACTTTCGTCCGCGCCGGCGTCACTGAGGTACAGCCCGGCATCGAGTCGCTGTCAAGTCACGTCCTCGGCCTCATGGACAAGGGCGTCAGTGCCCTCGAGAATGTCGCCCTGCTGCGGAACGCGAGGTCCCGGGGCATCGAGGTAATCTGGAACTTCCTCACTGCGTTCCCCGGCGAGGCCCGCGAAGATTACGAGGCGATGATCGAGCTCATTCCGCTCATCGAGCACCTGCGTGCGCCCGTGCGCTGGGGCCCGATCCACGTCTCGCGTTTCAGCCCGTACCACGGCGATCCGGCTCGCTGGAAAATCGAGAACGTGCGCCCCTTCGCGGTCTACACGGAACTATTTGGCAAGCTGGCAGACCAGGTCGCCTGCAACTTCGATGCAGATTACGAGACCGGATTCACACGTGATCCCGACCTGGTGCGCCGCTTCGACGAGGTGCTCGCTCGCTGGACCGATTCCTGGCAAGTTCAAGGGGACCCCCCTTGCCTGGAGGCCTGGCCCCTGGACGGCGGATGGGTACTGGTCCAGGACAAGCGTCCAATCGCCCGGGCTCCGTGGCACCTGCTGACCGATGTGCAGGTCGAGGCCATGGAGAGCGTCCGCGCCCCGTCGCGGGTGGAGTCGATCCGCGAGACGAACCGGGCGCTGCTGGAGGAGCTGGTGGACCGCAGGCTCGTGGCGTTGTACGAGGGCAGATACCTGTCGCTGGTTAGCGAGCCGGATGTCGGTCTGGGCCTGAACGCCGAGCGGGAGCAGATCCTGGCTCGGAGCGGCGGATGA
- a CDS encoding MBL fold metallo-hydrolase: MKRVADFLDISVEWTDGTPYGSTLSGRLQDFVAGSLYPETTQAVAALMLDPARRAERLSVRETADSVLRERRSEPHQAVLADTSFWHPKEDDIAPAWAHLRSTVGTGLASVPLDRVGCDALRTLLRGEGDAGGPALQRFVEELEPAIAATGFERVVHGGGKKSGEPLYVGHACISWSDGDLRVWTDPFFCPKAPRYPNHYQPLSPLDFPEERHVILITHTHADHFAPGCLFQFPADSIFIVPDVPEESLLSINVRRRLEQLEFHDVRTLQWGESLELGSFEITALPFYGEQPLGWGSEAGLSDFNRGNVYALRAGGSTSLLLADSGSDPRMSIEEYTRALRREVGRVDYFFANHRRWNLYPPQFLPSSVPQYLCFVPDEELARQQRLMLEPQEFLRAAEVLEARYAIPYAMGGAHWFEERGLGFDPLKKQQRPTDFDADTRELLNSAPPELGLTSDFELRFLLAGQHLTENGTLEWREGLRQPSTSDAFRPAGRSSDPECFAFSGPGLDAELLGDLASLTTLDTGAFLVAGPGFSELYTSPSGKGDFLREMLARLLEGASVTVVRSRPALSAAPFGTDKDWYSLFRRLHLQTFVRMREGDVVAGHLRRIARRPPFRDLPYELSDGIGRLLAERPPAQPHTPQGPGLPPEQTKRWKQIPIPWPSRADALRERFEPVEMTLALVLGKLIHNSYIGCLTLGTAIDAEDEGAWFDSILSQDKA, from the coding sequence ATGAAGCGAGTCGCCGATTTCCTGGACATTTCGGTCGAGTGGACAGATGGCACCCCCTACGGATCGACCCTCTCGGGCCGACTTCAGGATTTCGTAGCAGGCTCCCTCTATCCCGAGACGACCCAGGCCGTGGCCGCGCTCATGCTCGACCCCGCCCGCCGTGCAGAGCGCCTGTCGGTACGGGAGACGGCCGACTCGGTGCTACGCGAGCGCCGATCGGAACCACACCAGGCGGTTCTGGCCGACACCTCCTTCTGGCACCCGAAGGAAGACGACATCGCGCCGGCCTGGGCCCACCTGCGCTCCACTGTCGGGACGGGCCTGGCGAGCGTGCCGCTGGACCGCGTCGGTTGCGACGCGCTGCGGACGCTCTTGCGCGGCGAGGGAGATGCGGGGGGGCCGGCGCTCCAGCGCTTCGTCGAGGAGCTCGAGCCCGCCATCGCTGCCACGGGCTTCGAGCGCGTCGTTCACGGCGGTGGCAAGAAATCCGGCGAGCCGCTCTATGTGGGGCACGCCTGCATCAGCTGGTCCGACGGCGACCTGCGCGTCTGGACGGATCCGTTCTTCTGCCCCAAGGCACCGCGCTACCCGAACCACTACCAGCCGCTCAGCCCACTGGACTTCCCGGAGGAGCGCCACGTCATCCTCATCACGCATACGCACGCCGACCATTTCGCGCCGGGCTGCCTCTTCCAGTTCCCGGCCGACTCGATCTTCATCGTGCCCGACGTCCCCGAGGAATCGTTGCTCTCGATCAACGTGCGCAGGCGCCTCGAACAGCTGGAGTTCCACGACGTGCGCACCCTGCAGTGGGGGGAGAGCCTCGAGCTCGGGAGCTTCGAGATCACGGCGCTTCCCTTCTACGGCGAGCAGCCGCTGGGCTGGGGAAGCGAGGCGGGCCTGTCCGACTTCAACCGTGGAAACGTCTACGCGCTGCGTGCCGGCGGATCGACGAGCCTGCTGCTGGCGGATTCCGGATCGGATCCCCGCATGTCGATCGAGGAGTACACGCGGGCGCTACGTCGCGAAGTCGGCCGCGTCGACTACTTCTTCGCCAACCACCGGCGCTGGAATCTCTACCCCCCACAGTTCCTGCCTTCGTCGGTCCCGCAATACCTGTGCTTCGTTCCCGACGAGGAGCTGGCCAGGCAACAGCGCCTGATGCTCGAGCCCCAGGAGTTCCTGCGAGCGGCGGAGGTGCTCGAGGCGCGCTACGCGATTCCCTACGCCATGGGTGGGGCGCATTGGTTCGAGGAGCGGGGTCTCGGCTTCGATCCCCTGAAGAAGCAGCAACGACCCACGGACTTCGACGCCGATACGCGCGAGCTACTGAATTCCGCGCCGCCCGAACTCGGGCTCACCAGCGACTTCGAGTTGCGCTTTCTGTTGGCGGGCCAGCACCTGACTGAGAACGGGACGCTGGAGTGGCGGGAGGGCCTCCGGCAGCCATCGACATCCGACGCTTTTCGGCCGGCGGGCCGCAGCAGCGACCCGGAGTGCTTTGCCTTCAGCGGACCGGGCCTCGACGCCGAGCTGCTGGGCGACCTCGCCAGTCTGACGACACTCGACACGGGAGCCTTCCTGGTCGCGGGCCCCGGCTTCAGCGAGCTCTACACCTCGCCGAGCGGCAAGGGCGACTTCCTTCGCGAGATGCTGGCCCGCCTCTTGGAGGGGGCATCCGTCACCGTCGTTCGATCGCGACCAGCGCTCTCGGCAGCACCTTTCGGTACCGACAAGGACTGGTACTCCCTGTTCCGCAGACTTCACCTCCAGACCTTCGTCCGCATGCGCGAGGGTGACGTTGTCGCCGGTCACTTGCGAAGGATCGCGCGCAGGCCTCCCTTCCGCGACCTGCCGTACGAGCTATCGGACGGCATCGGCCGCTTGTTGGCCGAACGGCCACCGGCGCAGCCGCACACACCCCAGGGCCCGGGCCTGCCACCCGAGCAGACGAAGCGCTGGAAGCAGATCCCCATCCCCTGGCCCTCCCGGGCGGACGCCCTGCGAGAACGCTTCGAACCCGTCGAGATGACCCTGGCGCTCGTGCTCGGGAAACTCATCCACAACTCCTACATCGGCTGCCTCACTCTGGGGACTGCGATCGATGCCGAGGACGAAGGGGCCTGGTTCGATTCGATCCTCTCGCAAGACAAAGCGTGA